The following are encoded in a window of Colletotrichum lupini chromosome 3, complete sequence genomic DNA:
- a CDS encoding SWIM zinc finger protein translates to MSSSSSPTPVAKFRELSLGRRMPPTTRAQAHRQSLSDITTSDYYDDEDDGGGYIDDDGGSSSSEPESDSDSSLVDDDDHSIIRSPSKLVYKLDTLSHDARLRVREAFKDPPRLSLQYCRLRDDVYAFQMTELVPRSIRIGSPDSPFATPRCSCREQQQTAGPPCKHLLWLLDQLVKQTLYDHDPASPLTMTADGYPEEIGDPFSDISAFHLDVLADGLRCDVVTPGSEEDSENTDSDEAGEDENQRQHPNPHRVDEAREMLSAVMSSSSPEDYRPDLCSDPPSTGKKPVKRRDLEGTIFRMLLANNDFFHYFLSQMRSTDPVNDPFRKLSQRVDRVLRELDSYATTSTNIPSSEGGSAEGPRDVAWAARHISGVIGLVRTSIFKRDRPLEPQERTSAARTLVHILAAVVERNRDFVSPTSTTRPAAIARRDKNLFLRLVGDRDEDFVLGVLSLLPPDAAAPFLHSLEDILDQLGVNGAPATYVEKFRSLIARLRRSGGSGLAITSSPGAGSKRHGQSQSHDRGSKRMR, encoded by the coding sequence ATGTCTTCATCATCCTCTCCCACCCCCGTAGCCAAATTCAGAGAGCTCTCTCTGGGAAGAAGGATGCCTCCCACAACCAGAGCCCAGGCGCACCGGCAGTCCCTCAGCGATATTACCACCTCAGATTACTACGACGATGAGGACGACGGCGGCGGATACATAGACGACGATGGCGGCTCCAGCAGCTCCGAGCCAGAGTCCGATTCGGACTCGTCTCtcgtcgacgacgacgaccacTCCATCATCCGCTCCCCCTCCAAGCTCGTCTACAAGCTCGACACGCTCTCCCACGACGCCCGCCTGCGCGTCCGCGAGGCCTTCAAAGATCCCCCCCGCCTCTCGCTGCAGTACTGCCGTCTCAGGGACGACGTCTACGCCTTTCAAATGACGGAGCTCGTGCCTCGTTCCATCCGTATAGGATCCCCCGACAGCCCCTTCGCGACGCCCCGGTGCTCGTGCCGGGAACAGCAGCAAACGGCCGGCCCGCCCTGCAAGCACCTCCTCTGGCTACTGGATCAGCTCGTTAAGCAGACGCTCTATGATCACGACCCGGCGTCCCCCCTGACCATGACCGCGGACGGCTACCCAGAGGAGATTGGCGACCCCTTTTCAGACATATCGGCCTTCCACCTTGACGTCCTGGCTGACGGCCTACGCTGCGACGTTGTCACCCCAGGCTCGGAAGAGGACTCTGAAAACACCGACTCGGACGAGGCAGGAGAAGACGAAAATCAACGGCAGCACCCGAACCCTCACCGCGTCGATGAAGCACGCGAGATGCTCTCAGCTGTTATGTCCTCGTCCTCTCCTGAAGACTACCGCCCAGACCTCTGCTCAGATCCGCCCTCCACGGGTAAGAAACCAGTCAAGCGCCGCGACCTCGAGGGCACAATCTTCCGCATGCTTCTCGCCAACAACGACTTCTTCCACTACTTCCTCTCCCAGATGCGCTCTACAGATCCCGTCAACGACCCCTTTCGCAAGCTCTCCCAGCGCGTCGACCGCGTTCTGCGCGAACTCGACTCCTACGCCACCACCTCCACCAACATCCCCTCCTCAGAAGGCGGCTCAGCAGAGGGCCCTCGTGACGTAGCCTGGGCCGCACGACACATCAGCGGTGTAATAGGCCTCGTCCGCACCTCAATATTCAAGCGCGATCGGCCCCTAGAACCCCAGGAGCGAACAAGCGCCGCCCGCACCCTAGTACACATCCTCGCCGCCGTCGTAGAGCGGAACCGCGACTTCGTGTCCCCGACGTCGACGACGAGGCCCGCCGCCATCGCCCGTCGAGACAAGAACCTCTTCCTCCGCCTCGTCGGGGACCGCGACGAAGACTTCGTCCTCGGGGTACTGAGTCTCCTCCCGCCCGACGCGGCGGCGCCATTCCTCCACAGCCTCGAAGACATCCTGGACCAGCTGGGCGTCAACGGTGCGCCGGCCACCTACGTCGAAAAATTCCGCTCCCTCATTGCTCGGCTGAGGAGGTCGGGAGGCAGCGGCTTAGCCATCACAAGTTCGCCGGGGGCGGGGTCGAAACGCCACGGACAGAGTCAGAGCCATGATCGGGGATCCAAGAGGATGAGGTGA
- a CDS encoding TfdA family Taurine catabolism dioxygenase TauD gives MASSAVGPVVGATTAAAGHHIHHLGRNAPVADVPVIPTGFPETVVNESAWTGPQFTKQSQYTYSLTNADLDELAAALKHFKTLGLDGDLVSRDNFPLPTLGATLGGIARDIHQGKGFAVVRGIDPQQHSVEDLTILYLGVQGYVANQRARQDKKGNMLVHIVADNTSQAKADHHRHSTSAITFHNEESGDVISWLTRNTAAAGGKCIIASAHTVYNVLAATRPDIIRTLSRSDWPFALPKFQCRPILFHHDGKIIINFGRTPLMGNSAHPRPVHFPSLSARQIEALDAVEAIAKATQMEIQTRAGDIHFINNLAILHRREAFVNGQGASEKRHLVRMRVRNEQLGWSIPDALKREWHDAFDKPADRVWHLEPMPDAFFPLRKYPN, from the exons ATGGCGTCTAGTGCAGTTGGTCCGGTCGTGGGTGCTACCACAGCAGCCGCTGGCCATCACATTCACCACCTCGGCCGCAACGCCCCAGTCGCGGACGTTCCTGTCATCCCCACTGGCTTTCCCGAGACAGTGGTTAACGAATCAGCCTGGACCGGCCCGCAATTTACCAAACAGTCGCAGTACACTTACAGCCTCACTAATGCGGACCTTGACGAGCTCGCTGCCGCGCTCAAGCACTTCAAGA CTCTGGGCCTAGACGGCGATCTCGTCAGCCGGGACAACTTCCCTCTGCCGACCCTCGGTGCCACTTTGGGTGGCATTGCCCGTGACATTCATCAAGGCAAGGGCTTCGCTGTAGTCCGCGGCATTGACCCCCAGCAGCACTCTGTCGAAGATCTTACTATCCTGTACCTTGGCGTTCAGGGATATGTTGCCAACCAACGTGCTCGCCAGGACAAGAAGGGAAATATGCTTG TCCACATCGTTGCCGACAACACAAGCCAGGCTAAGGCGGATCACCATCGCCATTCTACTTCAGCCATT ACCTTCCACAATGAGGAGTCCGGCGATGTCATCAGCTGGTTGACCCGCAACACTGCTGCTGCCGGTGGCAAGTGCATCATTGCCTCTGCTCACACCGTCTACAATGTTCTTGCAGCCACTCGACCTGACATCATTCGCACCTTGTCCCGTTCTGACTGGCCCTTTGCCCT TCCCAAGTTCCAGTGCCGTCCGATTCTCTTCCATCATGACGGAAAGATCATTATCAACTTTGGTCGCACTCCTTTGATGGGCAACTCAGCTCATCCCAGACCGGTACACTTTCCATCCTTGTCAGCTCGCCAGATTGAGGCTCTTGATGCTGTCGAAGCAATTGCGAAGGCTACTCAGATGGAGATCCAGACTCGTGCTGGCGATATTCACTTCATCAACAACTTGGCCATCCTCCACCGTCGCGAGGCCTTTGTCAATGGCCAAGGTGCTAGCGAGAAGCGTCACCTTGTACGCATGCGCGTGCGCAATGAGCAGCTCGGCTGGTCTATTCCCGATGCCCTCAAGCGCGAGTGGCATGATGCTTTCGACAAGCCTGCCGACCGCGTCTGGCACCTGGAGCCGATGCCTGACGCGTTCTTCCCCCTCAGAAAGTACCCCAACTGA
- a CDS encoding histidine acid phosphatase — protein MAPRQGGYLRVPGQEDDFSRKQPRRSRSGSSGRRQKALPSEKPLPALPPPTPTSGAAFVDIDLHGDGSHNSPSNRRRATIAIALALAFVGCMLAFVVLGFAWDNGGVRRGPNALDGLKNLENCPCRPDDDVPQYFRTSPELWAGPTATGKPAFMAQTRVIPTGTFVPNAPLQTDIPIEGMGSKNESIFNMMGYLTPYQPSPGFGVEEYALPEGADIVQVQMLSRHGSRYPTTGSNVADFGQRIAKAGKKLNAKGALKFLNNWKYQLGHEILVPKGRQELFDSGILHSYMYSSLYNPNSKIIVRTTTQDRMLKSAEYWLAGFFGLEWTNNATIEVIIEQDRANNSLAGYLNCPNARKQNGGDDAAKVWISNYLANATARLKDLAEGYDWTIDDTYAAQTMCPYETVAYGFSVFCDLFTYEEWVGFSYSVDLMFAGNNAFQNPTGRAVGIGYQQEVIARLQNHTLGYSGSQINVTLDNNTVTFPLNQSLYFDFSHDTNIASILTAFGLKQFAQLLQPTQYPGPHNFTVSHITPFGARLDIEVIKTPKPFKADRSGYEKDGGETRYIHFVLNQRTVPLGWSFPDCDVTRLDGWCELETFLNVQQGMPELAAYDRACHGDIDTVPYGTVYDGRPL, from the exons ATGGCACCCCGCCAGGGTGGCTATCTCCGCGTTCCGGGACAGGAAGACGACTTTTCCCGGAAGCAGCCTCGTCGCAGCCGTTCCGGCTCCTCCGGCCGGAGGCAAAAAGCTCTGCCCAGCGAGAAGCCTCTCCCGGCCCTCCCGCCGCCGACGCCGACGTCCGGCGCCGCGTTTGTCGACATTGATCTACACGGTGACGGCTCTCACAACTCGCCCAGTAACCGCCGCCGCGCCACCATTGCTATCGCGCTCGCCCTGGCCTTTGTGGGATGTATGCTCGCATTTGTGGTCCTGGGCTTCGCCTGGGACAATGGCGGCGTGAGACGGGGCCCGAACGCATTGGACGGCTTGAAGAACCTCGAGAACTGCCCGTGTAGGCCGGACGATGACGTGCCACAGTACTTCAGGACGAGTCCGGAGTTGTGGGCGGGCCCGACGGCGACTGGTAAACCTGCCTTTATGGCGCAGACGAGAGTAATTCCGACGGGAACCTTTGTGCCGAATGCGCCGCTGCAGACGGATATCCCTATCGAAGGAATGGGAAGCAAGAATGAGAGCATTTTCAACATGATGGG GTATCTTACCCCGTATCAACCGAGTCCTGGCTTTGGTGTTGAGGAATACGCGCTGCCGGAAGGAGCCGATATCGTTCAAGTTCAG ATGCTCTCTCGCCACGGATCTAGATATCCCACCACAGGATCCAATGTAGCCGATTTTGGGCAGCGCATCGCAAAGGCTGGCAAGAAATTGAACGCCAAGGGTGCTTTGAAGTTCTTGAATAACTGGAAGTATCAACTGGGACACGAGATATTGGTTCCAAAGG GGCGTCAAGAGCTGTTCGACTCTG GCATTTTGCACTCGTACATGTATTCGTCGCTGTATAATCCGAACAGCAAGATCATTGTGCGAACAACT ACGCAAGACAGGATGCTGAAGTCGGCCGAGTATTGGCTGGCGGGTTTCTTCGGTCTCGAATG GACAAACAATGCCACCATCGAGGTCATCATTGAGCAAGACAGAGCGAACAACTCGCTCGCCGGCTACTTGAACTGCCCCAACGCTCGCAAGCAGAATGGAGGCGACGATGCTGCCAAGGTTTGGATCTCAAACTACCTCGCCAATG CTACTGCCCGGCTGAAAGATCTGGCGGAGGGATATGACTGGACCATCGATGATACCTATGCGGCTCAGACCATGTGTCCTTACGAGACG GTGGCATACGGCTTTAGCGTCTTCTGCGACTTGTTCACCTACGAGGAATGGGTCGGCTTCTCCTACTCCGTCGACCTCATGTTTGCCGGCAATAACGCATTCCAGAACCCCACAGGT CGCGCTGTTGGTATCGGCTATCAACAAGAGGTCATTGCGCGCCTCCAGAACCATACTCTGGGCTACTCTGGGTCTCAGATCAACGTGACACTCGACAACAACACAGTCACGTTCCCGCTCAACCAAAGCCTCTATTTTGACTTCTCCCACGACACAAACATCGCCTCCATCCTAACGGCGTTTGGCCTGAAGCAATTTGCTCAACTCCTCCAGCCAACGCAGTACCCGGGCCCGCACAACTTCACCGTCTCCCACATCACGCCCTTTGGCGCCCGGCTCGACATTGAGGTCATTAAGACGCCCAAGCCGTTCAAGGCCGATCGTTCCGGGTACGAGAAGGACGGCGGGGAGACCAGGTATATTCACTTTGTGCTGAACCAGAGGACCGTGCCGCTGGGCTGGAGTTTCCCCGATTGCGATGTCACGAGATTAGACGGTTGGTGCGAGCTCGAGACGTTTTTGAACGTGCAGCAGGGCATGCCTGAGCTGGCGGCCTATGATAGAGCCTGCCATGGAGACATTGATACCGTTCCGTACGGGACCGTGTATGATGGTAGACCCTTGTGA